In a single window of the Ruminococcus albus 7 = DSM 20455 genome:
- a CDS encoding P-loop NTPase: MSKIIAVTSGKGGTGKSSISACLGYALAKQGNRTLIIELDFGLRCMDIMLGMQGNITYDLGDVLEGTCDVYKATTTVKLASNLSVLCAPSDPFVQLKAEDIEKITQEMRKYFEYIIIDTSAGINGSVFDIVTNSDLILIVTTPDPVCVRDAQMMSDEFYKRGNQKQRLVINKASKRIFEFDDMDDLDAIIDTVGVQLLGVIPEDSAIPLATGKGAPLSSSSMGFVAFSAISRRIKGEHIPIQIKM; encoded by the coding sequence ATGTCTAAAATCATTGCAGTTACATCAGGTAAGGGTGGAACGGGTAAGTCATCCATCAGTGCCTGCCTTGGTTATGCACTGGCGAAGCAGGGCAACAGGACTCTGATAATAGAGCTCGACTTCGGACTTAGGTGTATGGACATCATGCTGGGTATGCAGGGAAACATAACCTACGATCTCGGAGATGTGCTTGAGGGTACCTGCGACGTTTACAAGGCTACGACAACTGTAAAGCTGGCATCGAACCTCAGCGTGCTGTGTGCACCTTCCGATCCTTTTGTACAGCTCAAGGCAGAGGATATAGAGAAGATAACTCAGGAAATGAGAAAGTATTTTGAATACATCATCATAGATACCTCAGCAGGTATAAACGGTTCTGTATTCGATATAGTAACTAATTCAGACCTGATACTGATAGTTACAACACCTGACCCCGTATGTGTAAGAGATGCACAGATGATGTCTGATGAGTTCTACAAGAGGGGCAATCAGAAGCAGAGACTTGTGATAAACAAGGCAAGCAAGAGGATATTCGAGTTTGATGACATGGACGATCTTGATGCGATCATAGACACGGTAGGCGTACAGCTTCTGGGCGTTATACCCGAGGATTCAGCTATACCGCTTGCAACCGGCAAGGGCGCACCGCTTTCATCAAGTTCAATGGGCTTTGTAGCTTTCTCGGCAATATCGAGAAGGATAAAGGGCGAGCATATACCGATACAGATCAAGATGTAG
- the hisS gene encoding histidine--tRNA ligase, whose protein sequence is MAMIQRPKGTADMLPSQAYKWHTIEKLASETAEQYGFREIRVPAFEETGLFLRSVGETTDVVQKEMYTVTATGDSEFTLRPEGTAGVMRAMIENGLLNEAFPQKVFYLINCFRHENVQKGRLREFHQFGCEMVGSADAKADADVISMAKSFMDRIGLRDIELNINSIGCPTCRAKYQQALREYFGARREELCDTCKERLEKNPMRLLDCKSPICKEIGKNAPLIIDYLCEDCNDHFEKLKKYLGLMGIDFVVNPRIVRGLDYYTRTVFEFISKDIGAQGTVCGGGRYDGLIEELSGKAVPALGFAMGIERLILTMEAQNCDFMEAKTCDLYIASMGDDAADKAMELAMKLRDEGYFVEYDLMGRGIKPQMKYAGKIGAKFVLVIGSSELETGCAKLKNMASGEQADIKLDDSFIDDFSNALMAEMFKDIDGEMAALLGKE, encoded by the coding sequence ATGGCAATGATACAAAGACCAAAGGGCACTGCTGATATGCTGCCCTCACAGGCATATAAATGGCACACGATAGAGAAGCTGGCATCTGAAACTGCAGAGCAGTACGGATTCAGGGAGATAAGAGTTCCTGCTTTTGAGGAGACAGGACTTTTCCTGCGTTCTGTCGGTGAAACTACCGATGTGGTACAGAAAGAGATGTACACCGTTACCGCAACGGGTGACAGCGAATTCACACTTCGTCCTGAGGGTACTGCAGGTGTAATGAGAGCGATGATAGAGAACGGTCTGCTGAACGAGGCATTTCCCCAGAAGGTGTTCTATCTCATCAACTGCTTCAGACACGAGAATGTTCAGAAGGGCAGACTGCGTGAGTTCCACCAGTTCGGCTGTGAGATGGTAGGTTCGGCTGATGCAAAGGCTGATGCTGATGTTATATCTATGGCTAAGAGTTTTATGGACAGGATAGGTCTGAGGGATATCGAGCTGAATATCAACTCCATCGGCTGTCCTACCTGCCGCGCTAAGTATCAGCAGGCGCTGAGAGAGTATTTCGGCGCAAGACGTGAAGAATTATGCGATACCTGCAAGGAAAGACTTGAAAAGAACCCAATGCGCCTTCTCGACTGCAAGTCACCTATATGCAAGGAGATAGGCAAGAATGCTCCGCTGATAATAGACTATCTGTGTGAGGATTGTAACGACCACTTTGAAAAGCTGAAGAAGTACCTCGGTCTGATGGGTATAGATTTCGTTGTAAATCCCCGTATCGTAAGAGGTCTTGACTATTACACAAGAACTGTTTTCGAGTTCATATCCAAGGATATCGGTGCACAGGGCACTGTATGCGGCGGCGGACGTTATGACGGTCTAATTGAAGAACTCAGCGGCAAGGCTGTTCCAGCGCTGGGCTTCGCTATGGGTATAGAAAGGCTCATACTTACTATGGAAGCACAGAACTGTGACTTCATGGAGGCAAAGACCTGCGACCTGTATATAGCATCTATGGGTGATGACGCGGCAGACAAGGCTATGGAGCTGGCTATGAAACTGAGAGATGAGGGATACTTTGTTGAGTACGACCTCATGGGCAGGGGCATAAAGCCTCAGATGAAGTATGCGGGTAAGATCGGCGCGAAATTTGTGCTGGTAATAGGTTCCAGTGAACTGGAGACCGGCTGTGCAAAGCTGAAGAATATGGCAAGCGGCGAGCAGGCTGACATAAAGCTGGATGACAGCTTTATTGATGATTTCTCAAATGCTCTTATGGCTGAGATGTTCAAGGACATCGACGGCGAAATGGCAGCGCTGCTGGGAAAGGAGTAG
- a CDS encoding YdcF family protein: MKLSEMLNDSPCDENIHKLLYDGLDYDGSSADLIMVLGSRKACDYRVPEAVRLYNEGKAPLILLSGGQVQDTSLGNMAEWESMKKAALALGISESDILAEKLSKNTAENFMYSDELLIGYLPLGSKIILVTTAYHMRRALCMAHKFMPGYDFIPCPVQKGSATKENWYKTDKGRQTALDEWRKLSYYIKDGIFEDTNI, encoded by the coding sequence ATGAAACTTTCAGAAATGTTGAATGATAGTCCCTGTGACGAAAATATACACAAGCTGTTGTATGACGGTCTCGACTATGACGGGAGTTCTGCTGACCTTATAATGGTGCTTGGAAGCAGGAAAGCCTGCGATTACCGCGTACCCGAGGCTGTGAGGCTGTATAATGAGGGTAAAGCACCCCTGATACTTCTGAGCGGAGGTCAGGTGCAGGATACTTCTCTTGGAAATATGGCTGAATGGGAGAGCATGAAAAAGGCAGCACTTGCACTGGGTATATCAGAAAGTGATATCCTTGCTGAAAAGCTTTCAAAGAACACTGCCGAAAATTTCATGTATTCAGACGAACTGCTGATCGGATATCTTCCGCTTGGCAGCAAAATAATACTGGTCACCACCGCATATCATATGAGACGGGCACTGTGTATGGCACATAAGTTCATGCCGGGGTATGATTTTATTCCCTGTCCTGTGCAAAAGGGGTCTGCTACAAAAGAAAATTGGTACAAAACTGACAAAGGCAGGCAAACAGCACTTGACGAATGGCGCAAATTAAGTTATTATATAAAGGACGGTATTTTTGAGGATACCAACATCTGA
- a CDS encoding DUF4830 domain-containing protein, with protein MFIHTIKVRRPKVWAGVLISVIAAALAVLLVLGLKGRSNIHILDSESKRRTFLHEMGWEVPEKFDEVKTILIPEDWSEVYINYNELQKQQGFDLTPYKGMQVQVYTYKVLNYPEHEKDDCILCHLMVSDGKLIGGDVSSTASDGFMQGLRINS; from the coding sequence ATGTTCATACACACTATCAAGGTCAGAAGACCAAAAGTCTGGGCAGGGGTACTTATATCAGTTATCGCCGCGGCACTTGCTGTACTTCTGGTACTCGGTCTGAAAGGCAGGAGCAATATCCATATACTTGACAGCGAGAGCAAACGAAGGACTTTCCTGCACGAGATGGGCTGGGAAGTCCCCGAAAAGTTCGACGAAGTCAAGACTATACTTATCCCCGAGGATTGGAGCGAGGTATACATAAACTACAACGAGCTCCAGAAACAGCAGGGCTTTGACCTTACACCATATAAAGGTATGCAGGTTCAGGTGTATACCTACAAAGTCCTCAACTACCCCGAACATGAAAAAGATGACTGCATACTTTGTCACCTTATGGTCAGTGACGGTAAACTCATCGGCGGTGATGTAAGTTCCACAGCCTCCGACGGTTTCATGCAGGGGCTTCGTATCAATTCATAA
- a CDS encoding MBL fold metallo-hydrolase RNA specificity domain-containing protein codes for MKITFIGANHEVTGSCTYVEVGDKRFLVDFGMEQGTDLYENAKIPCSPSAIDFVLLTHAHIDHSGLLPLLYAGGFSGNIHATKATCNLCSIMLRDSAHIQEFESEWRSRKGRRKGQEDVEPLYTLADAEGAISKLTPHPYGEMIELCEGVKVRFTDAGHLLGSASIELWLTEGSETRKIVFSGDIGNLDQPLIRDPQYIDGADYAVMESTYGNRKHEKVTNYVEHLAELIQRTFDRGGNVVIPSFAVGRTQELLYFIRQIKEREMVKNHANFPVYVDSPLAIEATRVFMENKENCFDAEALEYVEKGINPITFPDLHIAVTSDESKMINFDKTPKIIISASGMCEAGRIKHHLKHNLWHKESLVLFVGYQANNTLGRSLVEGAKTVKLFGEEISVAAEIRVLPGISGHADIDGLDKWIDSMERPKTVFINHGEDAVMEEYKRHLEEKGYNAQTPYSGAECDLITGVFTQAEPIKVVRKTAPSTGYQRLCASLDRLSALVAASKGLNNKDLAKLTDCINNLCAKWED; via the coding sequence ATGAAAATAACATTCATTGGTGCAAACCATGAGGTAACGGGAAGCTGTACCTACGTTGAAGTCGGTGACAAGAGATTTCTTGTGGACTTTGGAATGGAACAGGGTACAGACCTTTATGAAAATGCAAAGATACCATGTTCGCCTTCTGCAATTGATTTTGTTCTGCTGACCCATGCACATATCGACCATTCGGGACTTCTGCCGCTGTTATATGCAGGCGGATTCTCGGGGAATATACACGCTACAAAGGCTACCTGCAATCTATGTTCCATAATGCTGAGAGATTCGGCGCATATACAGGAATTTGAATCTGAGTGGCGAAGCCGTAAGGGCAGACGTAAGGGGCAGGAAGATGTTGAACCTCTGTATACTCTTGCAGATGCTGAGGGTGCAATATCAAAGCTGACACCTCATCCTTACGGTGAGATGATAGAGTTATGTGAAGGTGTCAAGGTGAGGTTCACTGATGCGGGACATCTTCTTGGTTCGGCAAGCATCGAGCTTTGGCTTACTGAGGGCAGTGAAACCAGAAAGATAGTATTCTCCGGAGATATAGGAAATCTTGACCAGCCGCTGATACGTGATCCTCAGTACATAGATGGTGCTGATTACGCAGTGATGGAATCGACCTACGGTAATCGCAAACATGAAAAGGTCACGAATTATGTTGAACATCTGGCTGAACTGATACAGCGAACATTTGACCGCGGAGGAAATGTTGTGATACCCTCTTTTGCAGTTGGCAGAACACAGGAACTTCTTTATTTCATCAGGCAGATAAAGGAAAGGGAAATGGTGAAAAATCATGCAAATTTCCCTGTGTATGTGGATTCTCCCCTTGCAATAGAAGCAACAAGGGTATTCATGGAGAACAAGGAGAACTGCTTTGATGCTGAGGCACTTGAGTATGTTGAAAAGGGTATAAATCCTATTACTTTCCCCGATCTTCATATTGCTGTTACAAGTGACGAATCAAAGATGATAAACTTCGATAAAACCCCTAAGATAATTATATCCGCCAGCGGTATGTGCGAGGCGGGACGAATCAAGCATCATCTGAAACACAACTTGTGGCATAAGGAGAGTCTGGTGCTTTTTGTGGGATATCAGGCTAACAATACTCTGGGCAGAAGCCTTGTTGAGGGTGCAAAGACTGTCAAGCTGTTCGGTGAAGAAATAAGTGTGGCAGCTGAGATCAGGGTGCTTCCCGGTATCAGCGGTCATGCGGATATCGACGGACTTGACAAGTGGATAGATTCAATGGAGCGCCCGAAAACCGTGTTTATAAACCACGGCGAGGATGCTGTTATGGAGGAATACAAGCGTCATCTGGAGGAAAAGGGCTATAATGCCCAGACACCTTACAGCGGTGCGGAGTGCGACCTTATCACAGGCGTATTCACTCAGGCTGAACCAATAAAGGTGGTAAGAAAAACTGCACCCAGTACCGGATATCAGCGGCTTTGTGCATCGCTGGACAGACTTTCCGCACTGGTGGCTGCAAGCAAGGGTCTCAACAACAAGGATCTTGCAAAGCTTACGGATTGCATAAACAATCTGTGTGCGAAGTGGGAAGACTAA
- a CDS encoding carbohydrate ABC transporter permease, which yields MAAPIDAVGQMSNSRALLIRRVISYVVLTIFAIISLFPFFILLINMTRESADIQQGFSPLPGKYLIKNFRAVMNKPDWAMLAALRNSFIISASCAFLSSYFSALTAYAIHVYDFKLKKFLFTFILMIMMVPTQVSALGFVQMMNDWGLTNNFIPLIIPSIAAPATFFFMKQYMDSALPLEIVEAARIDGCGEFRTFNSLVTPILKPAFAVQGIFIFVSSWNNFFIPALILDKPELRTLPLVINLIRSADYTKFDMGAVYMAVGISIIPVAIVYLVLSKFIIRGIALGAVKG from the coding sequence ATGGCAGCACCTATCGATGCAGTAGGACAGATGAGTAACTCTAGGGCATTGCTCATCAGAAGAGTAATTTCATACGTTGTATTGACAATATTTGCTATAATTTCACTGTTCCCGTTCTTCATTCTTCTTATCAACATGACTCGTGAATCAGCAGATATTCAGCAGGGATTTTCTCCTCTGCCAGGTAAATATTTAATAAAGAACTTCAGGGCTGTAATGAACAAGCCTGACTGGGCTATGCTCGCAGCTCTGAGAAACTCGTTTATCATATCCGCAAGCTGTGCATTCTTATCTTCATATTTTTCAGCACTCACAGCTTATGCGATCCATGTATATGATTTCAAGCTCAAGAAGTTCCTGTTTACATTTATCCTTATGATAATGATGGTACCTACACAGGTATCTGCACTTGGTTTTGTTCAGATGATGAACGACTGGGGTCTTACCAATAATTTCATACCTCTGATCATTCCTTCGATCGCTGCTCCTGCTACATTCTTCTTTATGAAGCAATACATGGACAGTGCACTGCCTCTTGAAATAGTTGAGGCAGCTCGAATAGACGGTTGTGGTGAGTTCAGAACATTCAACTCTCTGGTAACTCCTATTCTGAAGCCTGCATTCGCAGTACAGGGTATATTCATATTCGTATCCAGCTGGAACAACTTCTTTATTCCTGCTCTGATACTCGATAAGCCCGAGCTGAGAACTCTGCCTCTGGTTATCAATCTCATCAGATCGGCTGACTATACCAAGTTTGATATGGGTGCGGTTTATATGGCAGTTGGTATTTCTATCATACCTGTTGCTATCGTATATCTCGTACTTTCCAAGTTCATTATCCGTGGTATCGCCCTCGGCGCTGTTAAGGGTTAA
- a CDS encoding glycogen/starch/alpha-glucan phosphorylase: MAKKTEKTISKEELKKQFIEVLHNDFQTIPDEATDKQVYEALSKIVVGILKTKRRHFTMATQSAGKKKVYYLSMEFLMGRSLKTSLYNLEMNNQAKEMLKDLGISINGIYEQEPDAGLGNGGLGRLAACYLDALAADGYHATGYSICYEYGIFKQKLEDGWQTELPDNWLPGGSVWLVPSPTKAIEVRFDGELKEYWDNQYHCVTHENYTSVMAVPYDLYVSGYGSKAVSKLRLWKAEMASFDMPFFNKGDYAKALSKNIMSQAITKVLYPNDNHAEGKSLRLRQQYFLCAASVGDIVHQHMSVYGTLDNLHEKVAIHINDTHPTLAIPELMRILLDDCGYSWDKAWHIVTNTFAYTNHTVMPEALEKWDCNLLKSVCPRIFSIIIEINERYCRDLWERYRDEAKCGHMSIVENNKVKMATLCVHASHSVNGVAKIHSEIIKKETFKDEYLDTPTKFKNVTNGIAYRRWLYQSNEGLTELLREKIGDGFLKNASELSKLAVFKNDENVLNRLAEIKKENKEKFAKYVKNQYGAVLNTDSIFDVQVKRLHEYKRQQLNALNIIAQYNYLKANPNADFVPKTYIFAAKAAPGYYMAKQIIKLIWNISQELKKNDKLREKLNVIFLEDYNVSLSEILMPAADISEQISLAGTEASGTGNMKLMINGAITLGTMDGANVEIHEQVGDDNIIIFGMNVDEVNSCKAGYRPIEIYNKNQIVKQAIDTIQYGVNGVQFPEIADALKNTDTYMALKDFDSYQQAQKYASECYADKMKWQRMSLANIAGAGIFSADRSVEEYAKDIWGLT, encoded by the coding sequence ATGGCTAAAAAAACCGAGAAGACCATATCAAAGGAGGAACTGAAAAAGCAGTTCATCGAGGTACTGCACAACGATTTTCAGACCATACCCGATGAGGCGACCGATAAGCAGGTATACGAGGCACTGTCAAAGATAGTTGTCGGCATACTGAAGACCAAGAGAAGACACTTCACAATGGCTACACAGTCTGCGGGCAAGAAGAAGGTGTACTACCTTTCTATGGAATTCCTGATGGGACGTTCTCTCAAGACCTCCCTCTACAATCTGGAAATGAACAATCAGGCAAAAGAGATGCTCAAAGATCTGGGTATCTCCATAAATGGTATATACGAGCAGGAACCCGATGCAGGTCTGGGCAACGGTGGTCTTGGCAGACTTGCTGCCTGCTATTTGGATGCACTGGCTGCTGACGGCTACCACGCAACAGGTTATTCCATATGCTATGAGTACGGTATCTTTAAGCAGAAGCTGGAAGACGGCTGGCAGACCGAGCTGCCCGATAACTGGCTCCCCGGTGGTTCAGTATGGCTTGTGCCTTCACCTACTAAGGCTATCGAGGTACGCTTTGACGGCGAGTTGAAGGAGTATTGGGATAATCAGTACCACTGTGTAACTCATGAGAACTATACTTCCGTTATGGCTGTGCCTTACGACCTGTATGTATCAGGCTACGGCAGCAAAGCTGTATCCAAGCTGAGATTGTGGAAGGCTGAAATGGCTTCTTTTGATATGCCTTTCTTCAACAAGGGCGACTACGCTAAGGCACTTAGCAAGAACATAATGTCACAGGCTATCACCAAGGTACTTTACCCAAATGATAACCACGCTGAGGGCAAGAGCCTCAGACTTCGTCAGCAGTACTTCCTTTGTGCAGCTTCCGTGGGCGATATAGTCCACCAGCATATGTCTGTATACGGTACGCTGGATAATCTGCACGAAAAAGTTGCTATACATATCAACGATACTCATCCTACACTTGCTATCCCCGAACTGATGAGGATACTTCTTGATGACTGCGGTTACAGCTGGGATAAAGCATGGCATATCGTTACAAATACATTCGCATACACCAACCATACGGTTATGCCCGAGGCACTGGAGAAGTGGGACTGCAATCTGCTGAAGAGCGTTTGCCCCAGAATATTCTCTATAATCATCGAGATAAATGAGAGATACTGTCGTGATCTGTGGGAGAGATACCGCGACGAGGCGAAGTGCGGCCATATGTCCATAGTTGAGAACAACAAGGTAAAGATGGCTACTCTCTGTGTACACGCATCACACAGCGTAAACGGTGTTGCAAAGATACACTCCGAGATAATCAAGAAGGAGACTTTCAAGGACGAATATCTTGATACTCCTACCAAGTTCAAGAACGTTACAAACGGTATCGCATACAGAAGATGGCTGTATCAGTCTAACGAGGGACTGACCGAACTTCTGAGAGAGAAGATCGGTGACGGTTTCCTTAAAAATGCGTCCGAACTCAGCAAGCTGGCTGTATTCAAAAACGATGAAAATGTCCTGAACAGGCTGGCAGAAATAAAGAAAGAAAACAAGGAAAAATTTGCAAAGTACGTCAAAAACCAGTACGGCGCAGTTCTGAATACTGATTCCATATTCGATGTGCAGGTAAAGAGACTCCACGAATACAAGCGCCAGCAGCTGAATGCGCTGAACATCATCGCTCAGTACAACTATCTGAAAGCTAATCCCAATGCTGATTTCGTGCCCAAGACCTACATCTTTGCGGCTAAGGCAGCACCAGGATACTACATGGCTAAGCAGATAATCAAGCTGATATGGAACATCTCTCAGGAACTGAAAAAGAACGATAAGCTGAGAGAAAAGCTGAATGTTATATTCCTGGAAGACTACAACGTATCCCTTTCAGAGATACTGATGCCTGCAGCTGATATCTCCGAGCAGATATCCCTTGCAGGTACTGAGGCAAGCGGTACGGGTAACATGAAGCTGATGATAAACGGTGCTATCACTCTGGGTACCATGGACGGCGCAAATGTTGAGATACACGAGCAGGTAGGCGATGACAACATCATAATCTTCGGTATGAACGTTGACGAGGTAAATTCCTGCAAGGCAGGTTACAGACCTATCGAGATCTATAACAAGAATCAGATAGTAAAGCAGGCTATTGACACTATACAGTACGGTGTGAACGGAGTACAGTTCCCCGAGATAGCCGATGCACTGAAGAATACAGATACCTACATGGCACTGAAGGATTTCGACAGCTATCAGCAGGCACAGAAGTACGCAAGCGAGTGCTACGCTGACAAGATGAAGTGGCAGAGAATGAGCCTTGCAAATATCGCAGGCGCAGGCATATTCTCCGCTGACCGTTCTGTTGAAGAGTACGCAAAGGACATCTGGGGACTGACATAA
- a CDS encoding carbohydrate ABC transporter permease yields the protein MKHKSISYAKWGYIFVIPFFAVFIVFNLFPLLSTFNNSLYEYYKSNGVTFGPKWIGLQNYTKLFSAEVNVGKYFMNTFIIWLMGFIPQIFFSLLFASWFTDLRMKLKTGAYKIIFYLPNVIMAAAMGMLFFTMFDQSGPMTMLLKPFTGGVAYKFFENVWSQRTIIALINFMMWYGNTTIMLMAAINGVDPSLYESAQIDGANPSQTFWNITIPLIRPILVYVLITSLIGGLQMYDVPQIITKNGDAVNRTSMTMIMYLQYQMNIGKNYGYAGAISVVLFVVAAALSMLVFYINSDKDEKKRKKGVK from the coding sequence ATGAAACATAAGTCAATCAGCTATGCAAAATGGGGCTACATCTTTGTTATCCCTTTTTTTGCTGTGTTTATTGTTTTTAACCTTTTCCCCCTGCTGTCGACATTCAATAATTCTTTGTATGAGTACTATAAATCCAACGGTGTAACTTTTGGACCGAAATGGATTGGACTCCAGAATTATACAAAACTGTTTTCGGCAGAGGTAAACGTTGGAAAGTATTTCATGAATACTTTCATTATCTGGCTCATGGGCTTTATCCCCCAGATATTCTTCTCTCTCCTGTTCGCTTCATGGTTCACTGACCTTAGAATGAAGCTCAAGACAGGTGCATACAAGATCATATTCTATTTGCCTAACGTTATCATGGCAGCTGCAATGGGTATGCTTTTCTTCACAATGTTTGACCAGAGCGGTCCTATGACAATGCTGCTCAAGCCTTTCACAGGCGGCGTAGCTTATAAGTTCTTTGAGAATGTTTGGTCACAGAGAACTATCATCGCACTTATCAACTTCATGATGTGGTATGGTAATACTACTATCATGCTGATGGCTGCGATCAACGGTGTGGATCCTTCGCTGTATGAGTCTGCACAGATCGACGGTGCTAATCCGTCTCAGACTTTCTGGAATATCACTATTCCTCTTATCAGACCTATCCTTGTTTATGTGCTTATCACATCTCTCATCGGTGGTCTCCAGATGTACGACGTTCCTCAGATCATCACCAAAAACGGTGACGCTGTAAACAGAACATCTATGACTATGATCATGTATCTCCAGTATCAGATGAACATAGGTAAAAACTACGGCTATGCCGGTGCAATATCTGTTGTACTGTTTGTTGTTGCAGCAGCTCTCTCTATGTTGGTATTCTATATCAATTCTGATAAGGATGAGAAAAAACGTAAGAAGGGAGTGAAGTAA
- a CDS encoding ABC transporter substrate-binding protein, producing MANLKKLLAGAMALCMTGAMFASCSPAKDGEKEQKKGSDASAKTIRIYTWNDEFKSRLRNYYPEYDKEKSGFSVDADGTEKVGEHEYLKDGKEIVWVTTPSADNAYQNKLDTDLEAQSKNEDKIDMFLVEADYALKYVNGQYAMPISDLGITDADLADQYQYTKDIVTSSDGVLKGVSWQATPGLFAYRRDIAKAVLGTDDPAEVQAAISDWDKFNAVAAQMKEKGYFMLSGYDDSYRTFSNNVSQPWVDGDKNIVIDDNLMKWVDQTKEYTDKGYNNGTSLWADQWSADQSADGKVFGFFYSTWGINFTLAGNAKSNDLYYVCPGPQAYYWGGTWICAAEGTDNKETVADIMKSLTCNKDIMLQITKDTQDYTNNKAGMEELAADFSSEFLGGQNHIAMFVEAAPKIDASKIGPYDQGLNEAFQAAFKDYFTGTVSKDEALANFYTKAKEKYPDLNTPA from the coding sequence ATGGCAAATCTTAAGAAATTACTTGCTGGCGCTATGGCTCTGTGCATGACAGGCGCAATGTTCGCATCATGCAGCCCCGCTAAGGACGGCGAAAAGGAGCAGAAGAAGGGTTCTGACGCTTCCGCTAAGACAATCAGGATCTATACTTGGAACGACGAGTTCAAGAGCAGACTGAGAAATTACTATCCTGAGTATGACAAGGAAAAGTCCGGCTTCTCCGTAGATGCTGACGGCACCGAGAAGGTTGGCGAGCACGAGTACCTGAAGGATGGCAAGGAGATCGTTTGGGTTACAACTCCTTCTGCTGATAACGCATATCAGAACAAGCTGGATACTGATCTTGAAGCTCAGAGCAAGAACGAAGATAAGATCGATATGTTCCTGGTAGAGGCTGACTACGCTCTGAAGTATGTTAACGGACAATATGCAATGCCTATCAGCGATCTGGGTATCACTGATGCAGATCTGGCTGACCAGTATCAGTACACCAAGGATATCGTTACAAGCTCTGACGGCGTTCTGAAGGGTGTTTCCTGGCAGGCAACTCCCGGTCTGTTCGCATACAGAAGAGATATAGCTAAGGCAGTTCTTGGTACAGATGATCCTGCTGAAGTTCAGGCAGCTATTTCTGACTGGGATAAGTTCAACGCAGTAGCAGCTCAGATGAAGGAAAAAGGTTACTTCATGCTGTCCGGTTATGATGATTCTTACAGAACCTTCTCTAACAACGTTAGCCAGCCTTGGGTTGACGGCGACAAGAATATCGTTATAGATGACAACCTCATGAAGTGGGTTGACCAGACTAAGGAATACACCGACAAGGGTTACAACAATGGTACATCTCTGTGGGCAGATCAGTGGAGTGCTGACCAGTCTGCTGACGGTAAGGTATTCGGCTTCTTCTACTCCACATGGGGCATCAACTTCACACTGGCAGGCAATGCTAAGAGCAATGATCTGTACTACGTTTGCCCAGGTCCTCAGGCTTACTACTGGGGTGGTACTTGGATCTGTGCAGCTGAAGGCACCGACAACAAGGAAACTGTTGCTGACATCATGAAGAGCCTGACCTGCAATAAGGATATCATGCTCCAGATCACAAAGGATACTCAGGACTACACAAACAACAAGGCAGGCATGGAAGAACTCGCTGCTGACTTCAGCTCTGAATTCCTCGGTGGTCAGAACCACATCGCTATGTTCGTTGAGGCAGCTCCCAAGATAGATGCTTCTAAGATCGGTCCTTACGATCAGGGTCTGAACGAGGCATTCCAGGCTGCATTCAAGGATTACTTCACCGGCACTGTATCTAAGGATGAAGCTCTTGCTAACTTCTATACAAAGGCTAAGGAGAAGTATCCTGATCTTAACACTCCTGCATAA
- the mgsA gene encoding methylglyoxal synthase, with amino-acid sequence MNIALIAHDTKKELMVQFCIAYCGILSKHRLCATGTTGKIVAEATGLSIQRYMGGSQGGDQQIAARISCNEIDLLLFFRDPISAKPHEPNEMNLLRLCDVHNIPVATNIATAEALIHSLERGDLDWRDIVNPTTAN; translated from the coding sequence TTGAATATAGCACTTATCGCACACGATACCAAGAAAGAACTTATGGTACAGTTCTGTATAGCATACTGCGGAATACTCAGCAAACACAGACTTTGTGCTACCGGCACTACCGGCAAGATAGTAGCAGAGGCTACCGGACTTTCGATACAGCGTTACATGGGCGGTTCTCAGGGCGGCGATCAGCAGATAGCAGCAAGGATATCCTGCAACGAGATAGATCTGCTGTTGTTTTTCCGCGATCCTATTTCTGCAAAGCCGCACGAGCCTAATGAGATGAATCTGTTAAGGCTGTGTGATGTACACAATATACCTGTAGCGACCAATATCGCCACAGCTGAGGCGCTGATACACTCGCTGGAGAGGGGCGACCTCGACTGGAGAGATATCGTCAATCCGACTACAGCTAACTGA